Genomic segment of Lentimicrobium sp. L6:
ACACAATTAAGCTTATTGAAAATGAATTAATAGTGAGTGACTTTAAAAAGCTTAATATTTTTACAGATTCAACTACTCCCTTATCGTCTACAACATATAAAGCTTTAGGTTTTTTTAATCCATCATTCCATCGAAGGCTTACTTGAAACTTATTTAAACCTTCTTTTTTTACTAATACTCTTTTATTTGATTCGAGCATACTCAATTGTTAATCAAAAAATCTTTTCATTTTTAAAGTATGCTTATGTAAAATTCTTCTGTTTTAGTGGGTTTGCATAAAGCTGAAAGAACATCTTCTTTAGCTCTTCATCGCGACATCCTACCATTTTATAAAGCTCCTCTAAGCGTTCTAACATCTGTTGCTCAATATCTGAATCATAATGCTCGCTATTTTCCTGAGTATTATTTAACTGATCAAAAGCCCAGTATTGATTAGGGAATATCTTATAATATTTATAAACCTGACTATCGATAAAACGAGCCACTTCCGTATGGATATTATGCTTGTCTAGGCCTTCCTGATTCTGTTCCAAAAACTCGTTAACAGATGTACCAAAAGCCATATGAATTCTTCCTTTTGGCTGTATAATGCCATGAAGCACACTATTTAGATCCTCCCCTGATTGTTTCTCATATTTTCCTACTTTCGACAAATACAACTCTCTAAGCTTCATCAAATCACAAGGTTCCCATTCGTATGAAGTAATCACAGGAAGAATATTAATTTGCTTAAAAGCCTCCAGAGGATTCTTTCTATCATAGGTAGTTAACATTTTTAAAACAGTAGAATCTGTTTTATCCAAACCATCTTTTGTTCTTCCTTTTCTTTGAGCTATCCATGCCGATATCTTCTTTTCAGTTATGGTATTGTGCATATAGGCCGACAAGCGCTTTGAGTTTTCAAGCATTTCGCGAGGACTCCCTTCTCTAAACACGGTAAACATCCTGTTGGTTTTACCGAAATCAATAATAAAATCGTTGACCATTAGATTACTACCAAATGTAATCTCACTGGTTTCCAATCCATTATCAACCATAACGACTTGTAATATAGCTGAATCCAATAAAATATCTCTATGATTGGCTACAAAAACCGAAGGTCCATTATTCACTAATGATTCTACATTTTCTGTACTTAAGCCATCACTCGATTTCTCCAATATCCGCTTAATGGCACGATACATAAAGAGTTTCTGAAACTCAAAATTGGTAGATACTGAGGCTAACTCATTAAAAATAATAGGTTGTTCCTCTTTTGTAAATAAATAGTCCAAAGCCATCTGAAAATGTGGATGCTTGGTCATGCGCAAAACTGCATTAGGTACCTCATCATTATTATATGGTCTAATATCAGAATATATATCTTCTATCATGTGTTTTTTCTTAAATCGATGAATACTATCGGTTTCCTACTTGTTTCTGGATATTTATTTTTGGTTATGGTATCCTTATCAACGAGCTTAACATGAGGAGCTACTCTTAATTTGGCTCGAAAATGATCTTTTATTGTTTTTATAAATTGAGTGGTATTATTTGTAGATAAAATATTTATCTGAATATCGTCTGTTCCAATATGGTTCGTTGAAACTTCGATAAAATAATCGATAATATCATTAAAATCGGCCAAAACATCGTAAAGTGCTGCTGGATATAAGGTCGTTCCTTTATACTTTATCATTTGCTTACGGCGACCAATAACAGGCCCCACTCGCAAACTCGATCTTCCACAAGAACACTTCTCCGTATATCTATAGGCAATATCTCCGGTTTTAAAACGCAATAATGGCATGCCTTCAACTCCCAAAGTGGTCACTGTAATTTCTCCTGGTTCACCTTCCCCTACATTTTTATTATTCTCATCGAGGAATTCAGTTATAATTAAATCGGGATGCTCATGCCCACCAGTGCAACTGGGACATTCATTATAAGCAGTACTCATTTCAGTACTGGCATAGGTAGAATATAATTCGAGATCCCATTTCGACTTGATTCTTTCGGCCAAAGTAGACAAGCTAAAATCTTGATTCCTCAAGGGCTCGCCAATACAAATGGCTTTTTTAACGGAGCTGTTTTTATAATCAATACCATGTTGTTCTGCATATTCTATAACTTTCAATATAAAGCTTGGAACCGCAATAATTACTGTTGGTTTAATCCTTTTAATAGTATCCCACTGCAATTCTGGAATTCCATTTCCTACTCTTACTATTCCAGCGCCTAATTTTCGAGCGCCCAAGAAATAAGCCAATCCTGCCATAAAACGCCTGTCGATTGTAGTCATTAACTGAATAACATCAGTCTTTGCAACCCCACAAACTTTAAACGACATGCATTCATTATAGGCTAAACGATCTAAATCATTATCAGTTAAAGCAAAGGTTACAGGATCACCCATAGTTCCAGAAGTAGTAATATAGTCTATAATATCTTCTTTAGTAACACAGGTAAAGGCTTCATTATTTAAAAACAAATCGTCTTTTGTAGTCACCGGAATTTTCTGCAAATCTTCTACTGACTCAATACTATCAAAATCAATTCGATGAGATTTAAACAGTTGCTGATAGAATTTAGAATTCGTTTTCAGATAAGAAATCAAAGTTTTCAATTGTTCTTCTTGAAATAGTCTTATTTCATCCCTCGATTTCCATTCTATATCAGGTGATAAATTCATATTCTAAATGGTTTTCTCATACTTAATAGACAAAGTGTGTATTTTCCTAAACTTCTCAAAGACTCGTTCGCTCTCCAATTTCCTAACTGAAAACTTCAGTTTACAATCTATTCCAAAATCTTGATCAAATTGCTCTAACTCCTCATCCTTCAATATCTTCATTACAATATTCATATCGGGATATTGGAAAGTTACCTTAAACACATCCTTTATGTAAAGAATATTGATTTGAGCTTGATCAAGGGCATCTTTTGTTGCAGTCTTATAGGCATTTATTAAGCCTGGAATCCCCAATTTGGTTCCTCCAAAATAGCGAATAACTACCACAAGAATATTGGTTAAATCATAGCTTTGAAGTTGTCCATAGATAGGACGGCCCGCACTTCCAGATGGCTCACCATCATCATTAATTCTATAGGCTAATTTATCAGGATTCAGCACCCAAGAATAGCAATGATGACGGGCATCATAATACTTCTTTCTTAATTCTTGTAAATGCTCTTTTATTTCATCTTCGTTTTTTACCAAAAATGAGTGAGAAATAAATTTACTCCCTCTATCTTTAAAAAAGCCTTCTGTAGATTCGTTTATTTCTTTGTAAATATCTTCAAATAGCATATACAATCTTTATGATGCGAAAATAGCAAAGCTAACTGAGCTTTCAAAGTAGATATGAGAATAATACTATAATGAAATTATGAAGAAAGATCATGGAAACTATTATCAGCATAAAAAACCCATCTTAAATAAATATTTCTAAATAAGCTACAATCAAAAGCTAATTTCTAAACCCATATTGAAGCATGGCCCCAGAGTAACCTCTTTGTATGAAGCTATTAGCTAGTAAATCTATATTCTAGAGTTAGAGTTATAAAGATTACTTTGTTAAAGCTATTATAATGAGTCTTTGATGGCATCGTATTTTTTTGTAATTTAGTATAAATAAATAATCCGCATGAATTTGAAAAATCATTTATTAAAATGCACTCCAATATTGAGTTTGATATTCTTAATCAACCTCTTTGCTTTTAGTAATACAGAGAACAAAATAGCATCACTCTACTCTACCCGTAATTGGACAACCGACAATGGATTACCTAGCAGCGCCATTTTAGATATTCATC
This window contains:
- a CDS encoding phenylacetate--CoA ligase family protein, which gives rise to MNLSPDIEWKSRDEIRLFQEEQLKTLISYLKTNSKFYQQLFKSHRIDFDSIESVEDLQKIPVTTKDDLFLNNEAFTCVTKEDIIDYITTSGTMGDPVTFALTDNDLDRLAYNECMSFKVCGVAKTDVIQLMTTIDRRFMAGLAYFLGARKLGAGIVRVGNGIPELQWDTIKRIKPTVIIAVPSFILKVIEYAEQHGIDYKNSSVKKAICIGEPLRNQDFSLSTLAERIKSKWDLELYSTYASTEMSTAYNECPSCTGGHEHPDLIITEFLDENNKNVGEGEPGEITVTTLGVEGMPLLRFKTGDIAYRYTEKCSCGRSSLRVGPVIGRRKQMIKYKGTTLYPAALYDVLADFNDIIDYFIEVSTNHIGTDDIQINILSTNNTTQFIKTIKDHFRAKLRVAPHVKLVDKDTITKNKYPETSRKPIVFIDLRKNT
- a CDS encoding YigZ family protein, whose amino-acid sequence is MLFEDIYKEINESTEGFFKDRGSKFISHSFLVKNEDEIKEHLQELRKKYYDARHHCYSWVLNPDKLAYRINDDGEPSGSAGRPIYGQLQSYDLTNILVVVIRYFGGTKLGIPGLINAYKTATKDALDQAQINILYIKDVFKVTFQYPDMNIVMKILKDEELEQFDQDFGIDCKLKFSVRKLESERVFEKFRKIHTLSIKYEKTI